The following are from one region of the Streptomyces changanensis genome:
- a CDS encoding coiled-coil domain-containing protein, with the protein MSQLTRSTDRGIRISKVRLVHQSGEFDEYNFESGMLNILYGVRNSSKSTTLRVIDYCLGDRDNPVGALGAAVADEYVEVSTELRIDGRSYTLSRSLTHGRMNKVAINNEDVLVSDFSDWILGELGWPNLHIPLGLNPATATQLTPLSFRNTLRHIHRNEESWISFANKEQEFTRRAVVSQLLGFARTRTADAKKEFDLAQAKRRLDEAQAVDREVQESTVQAVAAVSESLQLPLARSSAHVAAARQEVLTELETVRRRRRQLTTEIQSITEGRSAPTGNPAGYDPTLTSAYSDVTRQLKQATEEVAALAEVLEEHRRSARTVTAEIGRMERLISSIGVFDTLPVRQCPACEQAVDPHRHHAEDSCYVCFQTVDDDKRKRRAEIEIRSLRSELEDLDEVTARTGDDLESARALQGELQSRQTELAQRLNEERAAQLAPFVATLEELSAQIARLEHKLTAFPAIQAILARRDQARHALVFAQHAVDELGNQLPASQTTGRSAVDRCSVFADRMNSFLSEFQGDVWVRSDVSIRHSDLTFYVGTRPWDQALGAEAKVLFFLAYSYATLFLERDLDRECAFAGLLLLDNPYQQGIDQNVVRRVLMKLAEAAEETGTQVISTQAVTPPKDPRRIREITMPTVYAAP; encoded by the coding sequence ATGAGCCAGCTCACGCGTTCAACAGATCGCGGCATCCGAATCTCCAAGGTCAGACTGGTCCATCAGAGCGGGGAGTTCGACGAGTACAACTTCGAGTCCGGGATGCTCAACATCCTCTATGGAGTACGCAACAGCTCGAAGTCAACCACCCTACGTGTCATCGACTACTGCCTTGGTGACAGAGATAACCCCGTCGGCGCCCTGGGGGCGGCCGTCGCCGACGAATACGTCGAAGTCAGTACAGAACTCCGGATCGACGGTCGCTCGTACACACTGTCCCGTTCCCTCACCCACGGCCGGATGAACAAGGTCGCGATCAACAACGAAGACGTTCTGGTTAGTGACTTCTCCGACTGGATCCTGGGCGAGCTGGGCTGGCCAAATCTGCATATCCCCCTCGGGCTCAACCCCGCGACGGCCACCCAGCTCACACCGCTGTCCTTCCGTAACACCCTGCGTCACATCCATCGAAACGAGGAGTCCTGGATCAGCTTCGCCAACAAGGAGCAGGAGTTCACTCGGCGCGCGGTCGTCAGCCAACTCCTGGGCTTTGCCCGCACGCGAACCGCTGATGCGAAGAAGGAGTTCGACCTCGCCCAGGCGAAGCGCCGCCTCGACGAAGCGCAGGCTGTGGACCGTGAAGTACAGGAGAGCACCGTGCAGGCCGTGGCTGCCGTTTCCGAGAGCCTGCAGCTACCACTGGCTCGCAGTTCCGCTCACGTAGCCGCCGCACGCCAGGAAGTGCTGACAGAGCTCGAAACGGTCCGCCGGCGGCGCCGTCAACTGACCACCGAGATCCAGAGCATCACCGAAGGAAGAAGCGCACCCACGGGCAACCCTGCGGGGTACGACCCCACACTCACGTCCGCCTACAGCGACGTGACGCGTCAGCTGAAGCAGGCCACTGAGGAGGTGGCAGCTCTGGCTGAGGTACTTGAAGAGCATCGCCGATCTGCTCGAACGGTGACCGCCGAGATCGGCCGCATGGAACGCCTCATCAGCTCCATCGGAGTCTTCGACACCCTGCCCGTGCGGCAATGCCCGGCCTGTGAGCAGGCGGTCGACCCGCACCGCCATCACGCTGAGGACTCCTGCTACGTATGCTTTCAGACCGTCGACGACGACAAGCGCAAACGTCGAGCGGAAATCGAGATCAGGTCACTGAGATCGGAGCTCGAAGACCTCGATGAGGTCACCGCCCGCACCGGCGACGACCTCGAATCCGCCCGCGCCCTCCAGGGCGAGCTTCAGAGTCGGCAGACCGAACTCGCTCAGCGACTCAACGAGGAGCGGGCTGCCCAGCTCGCACCCTTCGTCGCAACCTTGGAAGAGCTCTCCGCACAGATCGCGAGGCTAGAGCACAAACTGACCGCCTTCCCCGCCATCCAGGCGATCCTCGCGCGGCGCGACCAGGCCCGCCATGCCCTCGTGTTCGCACAGCACGCCGTTGACGAGCTGGGCAATCAGCTTCCGGCTTCGCAGACAACCGGCCGGTCGGCTGTGGACAGGTGTTCGGTATTCGCCGATCGGATGAACAGCTTTCTGTCCGAGTTCCAAGGCGATGTCTGGGTGAGGAGCGATGTGTCGATCAGGCACTCCGACCTCACCTTCTACGTCGGCACCAGGCCCTGGGATCAGGCTCTGGGAGCCGAAGCGAAGGTCCTGTTCTTCCTCGCGTACAGCTATGCAACCCTCTTCCTGGAGCGAGACCTGGACAGGGAATGTGCCTTCGCCGGCCTCCTCCTCCTCGACAATCCTTATCAGCAGGGAATCGACCAGAATGTCGTGCGGCGCGTACTGATGAAGCTGGCCGAGGCTGCCGAGGAAACCGGCACTCAGGTGATCAGCACGCAGGCCGTGACACCGCCCAAGGACCCTCGGAGGATCAGGGAGATCACTATGCCCACGGTGTACGCCGCACCCTAG
- a CDS encoding helix-turn-helix domain-containing protein, giving the protein MRARRLARGLTLAEAADQIRELVSDWDRAPRVTVEQLRLWETGGHQPLRTTVLVLAAFYGCSPGDLGLDESEAVAEVVLLAEHRHGQRAEVIPTSAVGERIPTAAEHLSHRVDAARRAVDRTLASATVNSSQLDHIDEMVLWASQEYISTSPALMLTRLIDLLAEVEGLAACRQPAAVQVRLSELTAMLATLTADALMKLGDLTRSRSWYATARTAADDSGNSELRARVRAQAAMLPFYYGPIANAVNLCREARVISSRARTSATHAFAAAAEARALAKLGADAEAETALRYATKVFEQFGGTSADDAFAFPERRYLLYKSGTLTALGHTREARQVQEQALVLYQDKTGIDPALLRLEAAICYARDRSPDEACQLAGTTFLRMDPAHRTPIVEERAREVVEILPPAIRTSRAARELLEIIELPPAGCDRTGPCR; this is encoded by the coding sequence TTGCGCGCCCGCCGTCTGGCCAGGGGCCTCACCCTTGCCGAGGCAGCGGACCAGATCCGCGAGCTCGTCTCTGACTGGGACAGGGCCCCGCGGGTCACCGTGGAACAGCTGCGGCTCTGGGAGACGGGAGGACATCAACCGCTCCGCACGACCGTGCTGGTACTCGCCGCCTTCTACGGTTGCTCGCCCGGTGATCTAGGTCTCGACGAGAGCGAGGCCGTCGCCGAAGTTGTCCTCCTGGCAGAGCACCGGCATGGGCAGCGCGCCGAGGTCATCCCCACGTCCGCAGTCGGTGAGCGGATCCCGACGGCTGCCGAACACCTCTCACACAGGGTCGACGCCGCGCGGCGTGCAGTAGACCGAACCCTCGCCTCGGCGACGGTCAACTCCAGCCAGCTGGATCACATTGACGAGATGGTCCTCTGGGCGAGCCAGGAATACATCTCCACCTCGCCAGCCCTCATGCTCACCCGTCTTATCGACCTCCTTGCGGAGGTCGAGGGGCTGGCCGCATGTCGGCAGCCGGCCGCCGTCCAGGTCCGGCTCTCGGAGCTGACGGCGATGCTCGCCACCCTGACCGCCGACGCGCTCATGAAGCTCGGCGACCTCACCCGGTCGCGATCTTGGTATGCCACAGCGCGTACCGCGGCGGACGACAGCGGAAACTCGGAGCTTCGAGCTCGCGTCAGGGCTCAGGCCGCGATGCTGCCCTTCTACTACGGTCCGATCGCCAACGCGGTCAATTTGTGCCGCGAGGCCCGGGTGATCAGCAGCCGAGCACGGACCAGTGCCACCCACGCCTTCGCGGCTGCAGCAGAGGCGCGGGCCTTGGCCAAGCTGGGCGCCGATGCCGAAGCCGAAACGGCATTGCGCTACGCGACGAAGGTCTTCGAACAGTTCGGCGGGACCTCGGCAGACGACGCCTTCGCCTTTCCGGAGCGCCGCTACCTGCTCTACAAAAGCGGGACGCTCACGGCTCTCGGGCACACGCGCGAAGCACGCCAGGTCCAGGAGCAGGCGCTCGTCCTCTACCAGGACAAGACAGGAATCGACCCCGCGCTCCTCCGGCTTGAAGCGGCCATCTGCTACGCGCGGGACCGCAGCCCCGACGAAGCGTGCCAGCTGGCCGGCACCACTTTCCTGCGGATGGACCCCGCCCACCGCACACCCATCGTGGAAGAACGAGCCCGTGAGGTCGTAGAGATCCTTCCGCCGGCGATACGGACCAGCCGAGCGGCACGCGAGCTTCTTGAGATCATCGAGCTTCCGCCAGCCGGATGTGACAGGACGGGCCCTTGTCGGTAA
- a CDS encoding WbqC family protein, translating to MLRKFHGSASTAEVAEESTRALLRLLGWTGSILHSSRLPARPERSQRLADLAVATGARGYLCGTGGMRYLATDSFADHGLDVVPFVPPVTDVWQDAREVSAVRALMTAGIAKVTDELQAIRSCHRSGRCSA from the coding sequence GTGCTCCGCAAGTTCCACGGCTCCGCGAGCACGGCCGAGGTCGCAGAGGAGTCCACGAGAGCGTTGCTCAGACTGCTGGGGTGGACGGGAAGCATCCTGCACAGCAGTCGCTTGCCGGCCCGGCCGGAGCGCTCGCAGCGGCTCGCCGACCTGGCTGTTGCCACCGGAGCACGCGGCTACCTGTGCGGTACTGGAGGGATGCGCTACTTGGCCACCGATTCGTTCGCAGACCATGGACTGGACGTCGTGCCCTTTGTCCCGCCGGTCACGGATGTGTGGCAAGACGCTCGGGAAGTCAGCGCTGTACGAGCCCTAATGACGGCAGGCATTGCGAAGGTGACCGACGAACTGCAGGCCATCAGGAGCTGCCACCGATCGGGCAGGTGCTCGGCGTAG
- a CDS encoding YdcF family protein: MTDNQPAINDEQIRNAKLVWDYHQMGHELRPVDVAIGLGSHDLGVAAFSAELYRTGLFPTLVFTGGNSPTTAKVFPRGEAVHFREHALTLGVPDSAILVEPNAGNTGQNVELSRQLLASAGITPKSVLLVSKPYMERRSFATARKLWPEVEVLCASEPMEFDDYLKSIGDETLVIDMLVGDLQRIIEYPKQGFAIEQDVPENVRTAYEDLIRAGFTSRLIGR, translated from the coding sequence GTGACCGACAACCAGCCGGCCATCAACGACGAGCAGATCCGCAACGCCAAGCTGGTCTGGGACTACCACCAAATGGGTCACGAGCTGCGTCCCGTCGACGTTGCGATCGGTCTCGGAAGCCACGACCTCGGCGTCGCGGCCTTCTCCGCCGAGCTGTACCGGACCGGGCTGTTCCCCACCCTGGTGTTCACCGGCGGCAACAGCCCCACCACCGCGAAGGTCTTCCCCCGCGGCGAGGCGGTCCATTTCCGCGAGCACGCCCTCACGCTCGGCGTGCCGGACAGCGCGATCCTCGTCGAGCCGAACGCCGGCAACACGGGTCAGAACGTGGAATTGTCCCGACAGCTTCTCGCCTCCGCCGGCATCACCCCGAAGTCGGTGCTCCTCGTCTCCAAGCCCTACATGGAGCGCCGCTCCTTCGCCACCGCCCGCAAGCTGTGGCCCGAGGTCGAAGTGCTGTGCGCCTCCGAACCGATGGAGTTCGACGACTACCTGAAGAGCATCGGCGACGAGACACTCGTCATCGACATGCTCGTCGGCGACCTCCAGCGCATCATCGAGTACCCGAAGCAGGGCTTCGCGATCGAGCAGGACGTCCCGGAGAATGTGCGTACCGCGTACGAAGACCTCATCCGCGCCGGCTTCACCAGCAGGCTCATCGGCAGGTGA
- a CDS encoding glycoside hydrolase family 15 protein translates to MINIPSPRTSAEDVRPVQRVGRIEDLAYMSDLRSGALVDRDGTISWMCWPRFDSPAHFAALLGTEKHGVWRVGPARSSEQSPAPADRRRYIDGTLVVESSWITSDGTVQLVDFMAVTDDDLRLVRIVRGVSGRVPMRSTLRARPGYGRPRQAPGGPQVHASGRLSVADQGDGRLWLDTQTPCRVDGPDIVSEFTVSEGEEVAFVLSWRRGHDEPPPTPAPAGLLTTTQDFWVAWAGQSTYSGPHRDAVERSLITLKALQYQPTGAFVAAATTSLPEEIGGNRQWDYRFCWPRDSALTVEALLSCGYKEEARAWVGWLKSAIAGRPETMQAIYRVDGGREMRETELGWLPGFEGSVPVRTGNGAAGQLQLDVYGEIVSALYATQEHDPGLTPVVAPLIVDLVACLEQLWELPDEGIWEVRGPRRHFVHSKVMAWLAVDRAVRLIEAGRAEGPLERWQELRDAIHQQVCERGYDEERNTFTQSYGSAELDASLLQIVTSGFLPPEDKRVIGTVEAVQRELSTQGGFLLRYRTDGQKPGVDGLTGDEGTFVICLAWLIKALAAIGRVDEAEIHLGVLLGIRSDLGLLAEEWDPYASRQLGNSPQAFSLVGIVVAVLAVTAARRASNGQITPKAATV, encoded by the coding sequence ATGATCAACATCCCCTCCCCCCGCACCTCCGCGGAAGACGTCCGCCCCGTACAGCGCGTCGGACGCATCGAGGACCTCGCCTATATGTCCGACCTGCGATCGGGCGCGCTGGTCGACCGGGACGGCACCATCAGCTGGATGTGCTGGCCGCGCTTCGACTCGCCGGCGCATTTCGCCGCGCTGCTGGGCACGGAGAAGCACGGTGTCTGGCGTGTCGGCCCCGCTAGGTCGAGCGAGCAGTCGCCCGCGCCGGCTGACCGGCGACGCTACATCGACGGCACCCTGGTCGTGGAGTCGTCCTGGATCACTTCCGACGGCACCGTCCAGCTCGTGGACTTCATGGCGGTCACAGACGACGACCTGCGTCTGGTCCGGATCGTCCGAGGCGTCAGCGGCCGGGTGCCGATGCGGTCCACGCTGCGGGCACGCCCCGGCTACGGTCGGCCCAGGCAGGCCCCCGGAGGGCCGCAGGTCCACGCATCCGGCCGGCTCTCCGTCGCCGACCAGGGCGACGGACGTCTCTGGCTCGACACGCAGACCCCGTGCCGTGTGGACGGTCCCGACATCGTTTCCGAGTTCACCGTGTCGGAAGGCGAGGAAGTCGCCTTCGTCCTGTCCTGGCGGCGCGGGCACGATGAACCGCCGCCGACGCCGGCCCCGGCCGGGCTGCTGACGACCACCCAGGACTTCTGGGTGGCCTGGGCGGGCCAGTCCACCTACTCGGGCCCGCACCGGGACGCGGTCGAGCGGTCGCTGATCACGCTGAAAGCCCTCCAGTACCAGCCGACCGGCGCCTTCGTGGCCGCGGCGACGACGTCCCTGCCGGAAGAGATCGGCGGCAACAGGCAGTGGGATTACCGGTTCTGCTGGCCTCGCGACTCCGCCCTGACCGTCGAGGCCCTGCTCTCCTGCGGATACAAGGAGGAAGCCAGGGCATGGGTCGGCTGGCTGAAGTCGGCGATCGCAGGCCGGCCGGAGACCATGCAGGCGATCTACCGGGTCGACGGCGGCAGGGAGATGCGCGAGACCGAGCTCGGCTGGCTGCCGGGCTTCGAGGGCTCAGTCCCCGTGCGTACGGGGAACGGCGCGGCCGGACAGCTCCAGTTGGACGTGTACGGCGAGATCGTCAGCGCCCTGTACGCGACGCAGGAACATGATCCCGGGCTCACGCCGGTCGTGGCCCCCCTCATCGTCGACCTGGTCGCGTGCCTGGAGCAGCTGTGGGAGCTGCCGGACGAGGGGATCTGGGAGGTCCGAGGTCCGCGCCGGCACTTCGTGCACTCCAAGGTGATGGCGTGGCTCGCGGTCGACCGGGCCGTCCGGCTCATCGAGGCCGGCCGCGCCGAGGGGCCCCTGGAGCGTTGGCAGGAGCTGCGCGACGCTATCCACCAGCAGGTCTGTGAGCGCGGGTACGACGAGGAGCGCAACACCTTCACCCAGTCGTACGGCTCGGCGGAGCTGGACGCCTCCCTGCTCCAGATCGTGACCTCCGGCTTCCTGCCTCCGGAGGACAAGCGGGTGATCGGCACGGTGGAGGCGGTTCAGCGCGAGCTGTCCACGCAGGGAGGGTTCCTACTGCGCTACCGCACCGACGGCCAGAAGCCGGGCGTCGACGGGCTCACCGGCGACGAGGGGACCTTCGTCATCTGCCTGGCCTGGCTGATCAAGGCGCTCGCCGCGATCGGCCGGGTGGACGAGGCCGAGATCCACCTAGGCGTTCTGCTGGGCATCCGCAGCGACCTCGGTCTCCTCGCCGAGGAGTGGGATCCCTACGCCAGCCGACAGCTCGGCAACTCCCCGCAGGCGTTTTCCCTCGTCGGAATCGTCGTGGCCGTTCTGGCCGTCACTGCAGCACGCAGAGCGAGCAACGGCCAGATCACCCCCAAGGCGGCCACGGTATGA
- a CDS encoding DUF5999 family protein: MCKHRPTCPSAVSPDREAARLTVHHPEQGWSLLCNGVLLFEDTGELLPDGKIVAPHRVLPPAVAA, translated from the coding sequence ATGTGCAAACACCGGCCGACGTGCCCGAGCGCTGTGTCCCCCGACCGTGAGGCCGCTCGCCTCACCGTCCACCACCCCGAGCAGGGATGGAGTCTGCTGTGCAACGGGGTGCTGCTCTTCGAGGACACCGGCGAGCTGCTCCCCGACGGCAAGATCGTCGCCCCGCACCGCGTCCTGCCGCCGGCGGTGGCGGCATGA
- a CDS encoding very short patch repair endonuclease, with the protein MPALETTPKIRSRMSGQRSRDTDIEIALRKTLHAAGLRYRVHRRPLKGVRREADILFGPARVAVFVDGCFWHGCPEHATWPKNNALFWREKIEKNRARDRDTDARLAEAGWASVRVWEHEDATEAAKRIATLVRERRAG; encoded by the coding sequence ATGCCCGCTCTGGAGACCACTCCGAAGATCCGCTCCCGGATGAGCGGCCAGCGCAGCCGCGACACGGACATCGAGATCGCCCTCCGCAAGACCCTGCACGCCGCGGGGCTCCGTTACCGGGTCCACCGCCGGCCGCTCAAGGGAGTGCGCCGCGAGGCCGACATCCTCTTCGGCCCGGCACGCGTCGCGGTCTTCGTCGACGGTTGCTTCTGGCACGGCTGCCCCGAGCACGCCACGTGGCCGAAGAACAACGCGCTGTTCTGGCGGGAGAAGATCGAGAAGAACCGGGCCCGCGACAGGGACACCGACGCCCGCCTGGCCGAGGCGGGCTGGGCGTCGGTCCGAGTCTGGGAACACGAGGACGCGACCGAGGCCGCGAAGCGCATCGCCACCCTGGTACGGGAACGGAGAGCGGGCTAG
- a CDS encoding DUF4297 domain-containing protein, protein MTLAPADGGRRSRRGFLYQDAVTLLDCLDMLDGHWTAVSWEDLEDILCHRGTEPVYRQVKTIEGAGKRHSVADVCRPDPTKKLENRTPETSYLGKLFLGKSLPEGTRFTLIVNETPAQDLYEFACERGGTREPVSEKTRDAVIEKLDGLILPDGRDVGWCVDRLDVLVTARTSEQVEDEARRRLAPLVRTYLGEDPIVTEVDEVLKWLVSVHIGRSAAELRPRRHTVEDFRAAFEEAILRVTGQRRDGGLERLMTLQEKLRPAGVPEAEAERQHEAMLAFRRTRRASLGSKRQGYDVLSDKIFAICQLTAARRRAGRIDAGPPAYLATIDAVCELPEVVAGEVPINEALAVLSDITARCQNRYEDAS, encoded by the coding sequence GTGACTCTGGCCCCTGCTGACGGCGGTCGGCGCAGCCGGCGCGGTTTTCTGTACCAGGACGCGGTGACGCTGCTGGACTGCCTGGACATGTTGGACGGTCACTGGACGGCGGTGTCCTGGGAGGATCTGGAGGACATCCTCTGTCACCGTGGGACCGAGCCGGTCTACCGGCAGGTGAAGACGATCGAAGGCGCAGGCAAGCGCCACAGCGTCGCGGATGTCTGTCGGCCCGACCCTACGAAGAAGCTCGAGAACAGAACGCCCGAGACGAGCTACCTCGGAAAGCTGTTCCTCGGAAAGTCACTCCCCGAGGGAACGCGCTTCACCCTGATCGTGAACGAGACACCGGCTCAGGACCTCTACGAATTCGCCTGCGAGCGGGGTGGTACGCGGGAGCCCGTCAGCGAGAAGACTAGGGACGCGGTCATCGAAAAGCTCGATGGCCTGATTCTCCCCGACGGCCGTGACGTGGGTTGGTGCGTTGACCGTCTGGACGTACTCGTCACAGCACGCACGAGTGAGCAAGTCGAGGACGAGGCCCGGAGACGCCTGGCTCCTCTCGTGAGGACGTACCTGGGGGAAGACCCCATCGTGACCGAGGTGGATGAGGTGCTGAAGTGGCTCGTCTCCGTGCACATCGGGCGTAGCGCCGCGGAGCTCCGCCCGAGGCGGCACACCGTGGAGGATTTCCGGGCCGCCTTCGAAGAAGCAATCCTGCGGGTCACTGGCCAGCGTCGCGACGGCGGCTTGGAGCGGCTGATGACCCTCCAGGAGAAGCTGCGGCCGGCTGGGGTGCCAGAGGCCGAGGCGGAGCGCCAGCACGAGGCCATGCTCGCGTTCCGCCGGACCCGGCGCGCCAGCCTGGGTAGCAAGCGGCAAGGCTACGACGTGCTGTCCGACAAGATCTTCGCGATTTGTCAGCTCACGGCAGCGAGGAGGCGGGCCGGTCGAATCGACGCCGGTCCACCTGCCTACCTAGCCACCATCGATGCCGTGTGCGAACTGCCGGAGGTCGTCGCTGGTGAAGTGCCGATCAACGAGGCCCTCGCTGTGCTGAGCGACATCACCGCTCGCTGCCAGAACAGGTACGAAGATGCCTCATAA
- a CDS encoding ATP-binding protein, with amino-acid sequence MERWGGIPPEVAADTVLIVSELMTNAVQHGGGADSPQAVGLRMEHRDGQLLVEVTDNSSEPARRKVARETATNGRGLHLVEKLAAAWGTSNTNHTTWARVSTEPQGPTC; translated from the coding sequence ATGGAACGTTGGGGCGGCATCCCCCCGGAGGTGGCGGCCGACACGGTCCTCATCGTGTCGGAGCTGATGACGAACGCCGTCCAGCACGGGGGTGGAGCCGACAGCCCTCAGGCCGTGGGGCTGCGCATGGAGCACCGCGATGGCCAGCTGCTGGTCGAGGTGACCGACAACAGCTCGGAGCCGGCCAGACGCAAGGTCGCGAGGGAAACGGCGACGAACGGCAGAGGTCTTCACCTCGTGGAGAAGCTGGCCGCCGCGTGGGGTACCAGCAACACCAACCACACCACGTGGGCCCGCGTCTCGACCGAGCCGCAGGGGCCGACGTGCTGA
- a CDS encoding WbqC family protein: MAIHQPNLFPRLSTLAKLFAADCWIVLDDVQFARRDFQHRARLGSMSNPARHQWLSIPTHLPDGRSTLVRDAVVVDPDRSRRRVMHMLTQYYAKIPTGR; encoded by the coding sequence GTGGCGATCCACCAGCCCAACCTCTTCCCCCGGCTGAGCACCCTCGCGAAGCTCTTCGCGGCGGACTGCTGGATCGTCCTCGACGACGTCCAGTTCGCCCGCCGCGACTTCCAGCACCGCGCCCGGCTCGGCAGCATGTCCAACCCGGCCCGGCATCAGTGGCTCTCAATCCCGACCCACCTGCCCGATGGCCGGTCGACCCTCGTGAGAGACGCGGTTGTGGTCGACCCGGACCGGTCTCGCCGCCGCGTTATGCACATGCTGACCCAGTACTACGCGAAGATCCCGACTGGCCGCTGA
- a CDS encoding aminoglycoside phosphotransferase family protein, which produces MTITPAPGGFDEFEMYQVLERACTKAGLDSRDARLLRGHTNAVLLLEKEQVVAKIARKGTDPESVVRTVALVRWLIEAGFPTVPLHPGDQPLIVDGHAVTLWTYLPQPEHPLAAGQLAGPLKALHALPSPPIALAEHDNIGAIRRSLTAVTCLPAAALRYMEQEADRLEAELRQVRFTLAPGLIQGDPQHRNALHTTDGSAVLCDWDTVARGQPEWDLVTVEVHCRRFGYGQAHYQAFADAYGWDVKKSAYYPVLRDIRELRMITTNARKVRHAPGSLSEIQRRVDGLRRRDGHLAWNIL; this is translated from the coding sequence ATGACAATCACGCCGGCCCCCGGTGGGTTCGACGAGTTCGAGATGTACCAGGTGCTGGAGCGGGCCTGTACGAAGGCTGGCCTCGACAGCCGTGATGCGCGTCTCCTGCGCGGCCACACCAACGCCGTTCTCCTGCTGGAGAAGGAACAGGTGGTGGCCAAGATCGCGCGGAAGGGAACGGACCCTGAGAGTGTTGTGCGCACAGTTGCCCTCGTACGCTGGCTCATCGAAGCAGGCTTTCCCACCGTCCCCCTTCATCCTGGCGATCAGCCGCTGATCGTCGATGGGCACGCTGTCACCTTGTGGACCTACCTGCCGCAGCCAGAGCACCCGTTGGCGGCCGGGCAGCTGGCCGGCCCCCTGAAGGCGCTCCACGCGTTGCCCTCACCTCCGATCGCACTCGCTGAGCACGACAACATCGGTGCGATCCGCCGCTCTCTAACCGCGGTCACGTGTCTCCCAGCCGCAGCTCTCCGTTACATGGAGCAGGAGGCGGACCGACTCGAAGCGGAACTGAGGCAGGTCCGATTCACGCTTGCCCCCGGGCTGATACAAGGCGACCCACAGCACCGAAACGCGCTGCACACCACCGACGGATCTGCGGTCCTATGCGACTGGGACACAGTGGCCCGCGGTCAGCCGGAATGGGACCTCGTCACGGTCGAAGTCCACTGTCGGCGGTTCGGTTACGGCCAAGCGCACTACCAAGCGTTCGCGGACGCCTACGGCTGGGACGTCAAGAAAAGCGCCTACTATCCGGTTCTGCGTGATATCCGAGAGCTGCGGATGATCACCACTAACGCCCGGAAAGTTAGACATGCTCCCGGATCTTTGAGTGAGATCCAGCGGCGGGTCGACGGACTCAGAAGGCGGGACGGACACCTCGCCTGGAACATCCTCTAG
- a CDS encoding ATP-binding protein gives MTTTRRTTRFLAALIHGVEVERTAIRLTNSEQDVPRSRHFLRDQLNARGFTPEDELTDRVLLVASELVTNSVLHGRTREMHEPEMIGLALSVKPGEALGILVTDNSPDPPVQIVRPATIEDGRGLRLVSAIADHWTAAPATHNGEVVGKGVWAFFVWPDEANRESTALHHRTPMEVR, from the coding sequence ATGACGACGACTCGGAGAACCACGCGGTTCCTCGCCGCTCTGATCCACGGCGTCGAGGTGGAGCGGACTGCGATCCGGCTCACGAACTCGGAACAGGACGTGCCCCGGTCGCGGCATTTCCTCCGGGATCAGCTCAACGCTCGTGGGTTCACCCCTGAAGATGAGCTGACCGACCGCGTCCTCCTCGTGGCCAGCGAACTCGTCACCAACTCAGTGCTCCATGGCCGAACACGGGAGATGCACGAGCCAGAGATGATCGGGCTCGCGCTCTCCGTCAAGCCTGGAGAAGCCCTCGGCATCCTGGTGACCGACAACTCGCCCGATCCGCCCGTACAAATCGTCCGGCCCGCCACCATCGAGGATGGACGAGGTCTCCGGCTCGTCTCCGCGATCGCAGACCACTGGACCGCCGCCCCGGCCACCCACAACGGTGAGGTCGTCGGCAAGGGTGTCTGGGCCTTCTTCGTCTGGCCAGACGAGGCGAACCGTGAGTCCACGGCTCTCCACCACCGCACCCCCATGGAGGTGCGGTGA